The segment TATATAGACTCTGCCTGCTGCCAAATGAATCCTAATCATGTTATACAAAATAAGATACTGTATTATCAAAAACACTTTAAACTTCTGATAACTACCAttacaattcttttaaaattttcaaacactGCCTAAACTTCacaacttttcaaaaatcttctatgCAACCTCGCACCTGAAAGAAAAATCAATTGCATATatatagtcatgtagagcaggaaggcctttactaaaattgtaaacttcatgATCTTTGGGAtaaaggttctgactccagggtagggccaaacttggtatatagtgtttatgtgtaaagcaTTTCAATAGCATCTTATTTAAAGCTATTGATAATGAAGAAGCAGGTAACTCTAcgaaaattgttaatttcattatcccaggggtagggttttgGTTCCCgtgtggggccaaaattatcataatgacaatacttatcatttccattagtggaactcttcaaattaaaggcgcgtaaagtcgtgctaccgggacaacatagtGTAAATACATTatacttaggcatacgtaatatgaattatggtatcgaatacatattataaccgactgtAAACCACAacattgattaaaattctaaagtcaaatttaggaattgattattcttaaaaGAAAACAGACGATCTTATTAAACTATATGAGGGAGAGAAGCTACTAaatttgccaaatctgaccgtgccgatataaagcatcaatcgcaagaacTGTGAGgggaaaaacctatatgcacatccaacacaagaaattttcttgtaattaatgtgattaatatgtttttaaagttattctgtcagactatgaagatattctattttatcatacaattaggacaggttcatatggcatggactttgtaatcgtacCCCCCTCACCCCATAAATCTCCATATTTTAGAACATGTATGTATGTGCCACACTGCATTTTTTAAacacgtttataacactaattaacacacctaatgcgtttccaaactgcatctaagctaatttgaaaattacaaaatattgatggacttgGATGTCCAGAGAACAtcattgtttggaattttttaaataggtgtggtggagtttaattaagaaacatgtaacatctttaataagatagtgttagaatatttaattgcagtttgactaatggtaattttatctaaaaatacaccatgtattttaactcttaaaaaagggggtgggggtgctaTGTACGTTTCGTtccgtttatgtcccagtaatctcgcacttgctcgcgagatttATGCaatttcttaccaatgacgcacaagagtcatcaaagcgcgataactccaacgagctggtaatgagaagtattgtaTTTATCAACGTCATATACAGTATGTTTAACATGTGTTATTTCCTTGCAGAATATGCATTATTCAGTTATACAgacagaattttttaaaaagtcagcTCAGCGCTTTttagtactttcagtactttgatttaaacTGATGGGACTTTCCATTGTCGTTCCGGATGGATTATCACTATAATTGTGTACAGGCGTGGGTGTTTTCGCAGCGTTCAGACAGGTTATATAATTTTGTGTGTGCGGTGACCCGGACACGGCACTGTACTTGATCACGCACTGTGAACTGGAAGGTATACTACTGTTAAAATGCCGTGTAAGGAAATGGACGCTCTCTAAAATGAAATATGGCGGAGATCAAATCAAAACTAGGATGTGTTCGGTGCTTTCGTTTTTGTAATGCAACAACCATTATATACCTAATGGCGACTTTATCAACGCTGTGTCTTCTAAATATTTTAACCGTAACCTCTCATCAGGTAAATTTACTCCGGACAGTCAATAAGCAGCTGCATGATGCGGTTTCACAGTTTTACATGAAGTCtcaatcgaatgaaactttgaCCGTAACACCACAAGGAACAAGGAATATGACAGTGAAAGTTAATTTTACAAGTAAACATCAAACAGCAGGAATAATTCAAAGCATACCGACAAAGGAAACTAGAGACCAACAGACTCTTAAAACATCACAGCGTATAAAGGGGAGACCATTAAACTGCACCGCCTGTTTCCCACACAATTATACCTATGTGTTAGACAATGAAAACATTTGTCAACCGACAGACAGAAGCCCCTCAGTCGACATAATTGTGTTGATCAGCACCATCCACTCTAATGTGGAGAGGCGGAAAGCTTTGCGAGAGACGTGGCTCACTCCCACGAGTCGAAACCAGGGAAGCATACGCTACGTGTTTCTCCTCGGGATGACCTCGAATGTGAATCTTCAAGTTGCTGTAGAAACGGAGAGCGCTACGTATAGGGACATTGTTCAAGAAGATTTTATCGACCACTACAATAATCTAACTTTAAAAACCATGATGGGTTTTAAATGGGCGAGCATCAAATGTAAGGGTGCAAAGTATGTATTAAAAACAGACGATGATATGTATGTGAATTTACCTGCGTTGAAACTAACTCTGAAGAAGTACGACAGTGTTCTTAAAACGTCCATTGGTGGGCAATGTCGTATAAACGAGAGTCCCATTCGGCAAAAAGGGTATAAATGGTATGTCCCCCGAGAAATGTATCCTCCGTCTCAGTTCCCGGGATACTGTTCGGGTACTGGGTACGTTACAAGTATGGATGTGGTCCAGAAAGTGTACGAAGTTTCGAAGCACGTTCCTTTCTTTTACTTGGAGGACGTGTACGTGGGGATCTGTGTTCACAGACTCGGCATGAAAGTCACACGTATTCAGGGATTTAATGCAGGACGCGTTCCACTTGGTTGTAATTACAAAAACTCGTATGTGATAACTTCTCATCAACTTGATCCAAAACTTCTTCGCGCGGCGTGGGCGTTGAAGTGCAATGATGCACTACATTTGTGAGAATTTAACTCGTGGTTGACAGGTTAAGAGATATACAGTTTCTTCATTTGCATGATGGTTACTAcacattgtaaatgtataacGTGCAATTGATATGTTAAAGGGCATGTGCTTTGAAGATTTTTGTTAGATTAATATGTTGAGTACATGGAAAGCCTACACAGTtttgtaaactacatgtactttttaaaaaaatgttttaatattgctgAAAGCCCATATTTACCACTAAATTTTCTCATAAAACcacctttatttttgcattatttacaAATCTTTACTTAAAAATTTGATGGAAAACATTACtaaaaaagttgaaattctttttttaaagatgtgtttttatTGGTGCATTTTATCTTTGTATAACAATTTATattgttgtttgatcaaataatagaaaatcccaCGTAAACACAGCATTTAATGTCATGGGATACACGAGACTGTCTTCGCATCAGTGAAGTTGTTTCCTGAGAGATTTgctattatttgatcaaacaacaatgtTAATGGGACATGGAatgcataaaataaattgatgtatttttgaaatatttcatttttttaagttATTTATTTCTTCCATTaaatttttgatttattttaagtAAACCAAAAATAATGGTGGTTTCATAAATACAACTGGTGGTAAATATAAGATTTTAGCATTATGAAAGcatttacaaattctataacACAGTTCTGGGGATATCCTCTGTGTCCTATCTGTCCATGACTGTtgggataattttttttaaattaagataATTCATAATTATAGCTTTTCAGCAACAGCTTCAATTTCTGAATGGGTTTCTTGGATAAAGCGTTGTGCATGCCATCGACATGTACAAGTATATGGATTTCTAGTACAACAGTCGCGATGCTGCTCGTCCTGCAAACGAAAATTAAGAACATCTTACTCCTTTTTGGACCCACTAATGAAATACGTATACATTGAACAATGACAGTTAATGAAGAAGTTCATTTTTCATAATTACATTCAATGTTCAAAGCTTTCTCACCCCCCTCTTTTTCAGCCTGCTTAGGTAAATTTGATTTGTCGAGTTTGCTAATTAAAGATATAGAACATCCGTGCTATGAAAAACCTGGACAAAGATGACTATAAAACTCTCTTGTCTTGACctttaaaaaattagaaaatataaGTAACGTTTCGATTTCAAcattattttattcatgtatatatagaaaatacatacataaataggattaggcagcaggcacaatgcctatataagccctttccataggtcaaaggtcagttatgacaaaataaaattaacatagtagatgaaaatataataaaatgattgaaaaaaaaaagaaatttacaaataagagaaaaaaaataaacaattataaaaagGGAGGATATGACTATGTGCCGGTTAAGTTAAGAATATAACAattaatacatacaatattttggATTCAGAAGTACGTGTATGTTTAGCTGTATAGTGAAGTATTGAGTGAgtacatatttacatacattttgcACAAGATTATTAAATACTGAATCTTTTTTCAAAGAAGGAATGAACTGtatcaaatatttctgaattagTTCTAAAAGATTCGCCATTGACACcatttaacaatatttcaactGTAACAGGGATATTAATAATTGAACTTAAGTTAATCAAGAGAATTTCTCTTTGTGCATTGTAATATGGACATTCCATGAAGAAATGGTAACTATCCCCACATGGATTACCTCAAAGATTACAAGATTGATTACTACTAAGACAATGATTAAAGAGATGCGCATTAAGATTGCTAGCCTGATTGCGAAGTTGGCAATGTATGATATTTACTGTACGATTACCATgattatataatttaatatatgtatttcttGCCGGTTTTTTAACTTTGTTTTTGAAAGATGTAATGGAAGGTGATTTTGTTATGTCTTAAGGAAGGTTATTCCAgagttttattgtttatataactaacgttgaatgtacatgtaaaaagtCGTGATgaatgtaatgtaatgttataaatttattatgattgtatatttatatagcgctttatctAATCAGCATAATTAACGTAAAACACTTTATATGTAAAAACAAAGTGAAACAaagaactatatatatatatatatatatatatatatatatatatatatagaggacTTCAAAGttcgatggtcacgccaaagtgcgatggtctgcgccaaaccccgatggtgtgacacgtcaaagtgcgatggtctacactcatgcgccaaagtgcgatggtctgacacgccaaaatgcgatggtgtgacacgccgaaatccacgatacagtgttttggtacagactgaacaaaccgtgtgttgtttcaccaaatatcagtgcaaaatccatgcacagaaataagaataagaacttattatattaccatttagttgtcgtgttattaaacacaacattttcCAACGTGGAATCATATGGAATGCTTTGCATCATAGCATACCCCTAGGGATTTATTACGTGTACgtcaaagtaataaatgatcatgaattaaagaatgtttgggcgaagtagatagttcgacaacaaatgtatgTTTTCGTTCTCACTATCCccaacagtgtaaaccttgacgttactgaactccgcaccatcgcactttggcgtgaccatcgcactttggagtgaccatcgcactttagagtcttacacacacacacataactgAGGTTAACATAGTAACTAAGAATAGGCGAAACTATATAAAGAGTTTTTTCCCTTTACGTATCCGTAATAACGTATAACATGAATATGAACAATATTGGAACGTTTATCAAGAACACATTAGCAGTACAAGACAAACATCGactagatattttaaaatcatcaagATAAATAGCTAAATTGTACAAGCTGTCAAGACACACTGAAACCCTTTCAGATAAAGATCATTAAAACCATTAATGAAATCAGCACTCGGTTGCAGTTCACTGAATGGGTACCAGACTATGAATACGGATGCTATGAGGCGTTATGTACAACACACTCAACAATGATGGAAAGAGTTGGAAAATATAAGATGCGATCAGACGGAGATCAGTGATAAAATTACCGACCTCCAGTGAAGATCCATCAAAATGAACCTTGTGTTTACTGGGCTAGGGAAAGAGTATCCAAGGGAGGCTACTGAGTCAAAGTTGCGAGCCTTTCTATTGAATGAACTGGGAATTTAACCTAATGTTGAGTAGGCACGTACGCAGCAAACCGAGACCGGTAGTTCCCCGCTTCATTTATCAGAGGGACCTggacctagatttacatgtacataaaatgacCGGTAGTTTCCCGCTTCATTTATCAGAGGGATCtggatttacatgtacataaaatgacCGATAGTTCCCCGCTTCATTTATCAGAGAGACCTggacctagatttacatgtacataaaatgcaTGTCATTTGATGGGAACACTCTTAAGTAATCATCAACAATTTCGGCTCTCGATAGAGAAAAAACGGAAGGAACTGTATCCCGTTATTACGTGACGTTATAGACGACAGGGAGCGAATGTCCGGTTAGTCCGAGATCGCCTAGATACGTCATCGACCAGCTCTAGTGAGTCCGACGACACTGACGATTCCGAACTCAAGGACAAGTCTGATCTACAGGGACACGTTCAGCCGAGGAAATTTTCACGCGCATTGAGAGAGGGCGCTTCGCTCTACACGGGATAGGCCGTTGAGACTGGTCACAGTACACATCGAGCACATGAAGTACCAACAGACAACAAAATTAAACGTAGTCTTCAGGCTATAGATTGTCTCAGTGATTCCTTTATCGATCTTTTATCTATAAATGTATGTGATTTAGTTAGTAAGTTGAAATGACATAAATTTGCTTTAAAAATCCAAACTCCTGATGTTATTTGTATCACAGAGTCTAGAACAGACGACACTGATCCTATTAGTATACAGGGTACTTAGTATTTACCAAACACAGATGTAATTATAACTGgtagacgttttgtttttgttaaagaTAAATTGTTCTCAGAAATTATTGAAAACTCTAGTAAATGTAGCtacattgtagtacatgtatggaTAAAGTTAAGATCATTACAATACGAACGATTATTTAATAGGAGTAATTTACATTCCGCCTGAAAATTCCAAATATGTTAATGCATATATTTTTGATGAGTTATAAGATAATTACATCTGCTATTAtactataattataaaattgatatagctccttatttaaaacaaattacataAATGCACAATAATTAAGATCGATAGCCAAGGGTTGTTTTTGGGGGGTGGGTATTTGATTCCCATGATTGCACATATATACTTGTTTAACCGGTGATTAGATGGTACCCGACACTTTTTGAaacttttcttttatttcactAAAGGCTCCACATGGAGCATACTATTTATTTAGTACAAAAAGgtcaaatcaacaacaacaacaatgttGAACTCAATGAACGAAACACAACAGGAAGGTAATATAAAATATGGACTACTAACTTGATAAATTTGGCAAGTCCTATCATAGTATATTTGTCTTTACAGTTCATTAATCCACTATTGCTGGTAGTATTTCGACAATCAGTTAAGCGTTTGGCAAGAATCTACACctttcatgaagaaaataagTACAGCTGtacatataattgaattcatCGCCCTATTATTGTTTGTTACAAAGAGTACATAATCGTTCAGCCCTATCAActggcaatgcatcaaattcactcatggatgccatcgtattacatccgagatctatgtcgagtgcgcgagacattggaggagttccgattggcactggaagcttgcgtaacgcgccctctgatGAGAGAATGTAGTTGTACGTGTCATTTTCTATGAATGCCTATTAGTATCAtgtcaaaaaataatttcacgttCTGTCACATCATAAtgacgagaaaagatctcgttataacaagataattttctcgtaattacgagaaaattatctcgaaattacgagaaaattatgtcgttattacgagaaaagatctcttCATTACGAGATTTTTATttcgaaattacgagaaaatatatgcatataaaGCCGAGTTGCACAACTTATGAATAGTCTTGGAAACGTTTGATTTGGTAAACGGGATATGGATAATTTTATCGAAACGTTATCTTATGTGTTTTAGCATCAATTGGCAGATTTCCTGTTGCATGGGATCATTAGTTCCAAAGTTGTGGCTCATAGTgctttcaaaattaaaaaaaaatgtccagaGATGGGTCCTCGGTCCGGCATTTGAACAATcttaatacccccccccctttttttttttcaagaaagcTCTGTACCCGGCATGGTTTGACCAGTAGtactggagaagtcgaaaatgtgagtAATTGTAGACTGCATTCCACAGACGATAGATGACGAAAGTATTTATTTAAAGtttttggttcaggtgagcgaaaattaataaaacccgGTCACAATGAGACATATTTGAACTGAAATGCTAATTTGTAACAACTCAGAATGTAATTGTGCTAGCTTCCagatgttttttttaacaataatatATCACAAGTGACACTGCTATCATTTATGGTGTCTTTCATTTAGCAGCATGCATAAAATCCAAATTTCTGAAAACGACAACATTTTAATGCGGAATTGCATGTTTCCTCGTGCATGTATTTGGCATTACTTGACATTTAGGTGATTAACACATTATCTCCGGTTTTtatcggatttcaaacatttcggttgagcatcactgaagagacattaattgtcgaaatgcgcatctggtgcataaaaattggtaccgtataagttttacatcaaacGGAAGTAGGAcatcaattcaaaaataaaatcagaaatatatctttccTCTCATGCTTGGCTATCTCATTTTGTTAAGGTGCTAGATTGGCAATTTGTTGATAGTGacataattatgttccccaaacaaagtttgggaacatattgtttttactctgtttcttattatgttccccaaacaaagtttgggaacatattgtttttactctgtttcttattattaaggtcttccgtttctaacggaagaccttctagtgattctactgtttattaaggtcttccgtctcctgcggaagaccttactattattgttcgcgttcttcttcttcattattaaggtcttccgtctcctgcggaagaccttactattattgttcgcgttcttcttcttcattattattaagatcttccgtctcctgcggaagaccttactattattgttcgcgttcttcttcttcattattattattattattattattattttccttggtagtacacgcgtttttcccAGCCATTTCTTGATCGATTTTCActaaattttcaggaaagatgtcttttggtgacaaGACTTtccttgcaaaatttcgtgcttgacgtcacttccggtcaggagttatctctcttttagtgactttttgaagggccttgttgtccacgcatctcctccgttagttttgaagctagagtcttgaaatttctacacaagatagagtaaacattttagaagatttgtgggggattcgattttaccggaggcgatttgcctaaacgctcgcctggacctgaaaaaatggatgccaaaatttttcgccgatttcggcgatttttgacctttgatctccaatatcttttttcttgcaaatattttgttaagacatgtagaacaaaagttgtgcacatttacgagatcttttcgaaaatatcaagatttaggggctagccccttcaattaaggatctagaagggctcaaagtctagatcaaatatctcaaaaatccttaaaattttggtataagtcaaagaacaaaaaatgttcatctcaacaatccaaatctattcatataaaaatttaggtcatatgttccgtaataagggattttaagggccaaaaccataaattttttaccccttgtatctcgaaaacgacaaatattttgaaaagcaataaagaacaaaagttgttcagaatgatgatctgaacaatatgtatatttcgtttttaccctatgtggccccgttagggagctacagtttggcccctaaaattacttctagaaataactcgagaacggtaaagaatttctaaatacttgttgaacaaaaaatgtttgaaatgtcatgacctttcttacgatgtcaagcaaaaggggctgaccctttaaattaggggcccagaagggtccaaaggtttatgagaatatctcagaaactattaatattttgtaataagtcattgaagcggaaatgttcatctaaatgagcttgttcttatcaaatcaaaaagtaggtcatatgttacgtaataagggattttaagggcccaaatcataaataattgacgcctcatatcttgaaaacgacaaatattttgaaaagcattattgaacaaaagttgttcagaatgataatctaaacaatatgtacatttcgttttttccctatgtggccccgttagggagctacagtttggcccctaaatatttcttgtagagataactcgagaacggtaaagaatttctaaatacttgttgagcaaaaaatgtttaaaatgacaaggcctttcttacgatatcaagcaaaacgggctggccctttcgcctgcgggcctcatggctcaccAGTAGAGTCGATGTTTTGTCGATATCTTTCGATAGCAATAACTCTTTATtgggaaatattttgttaagacatgtagaacaaaagttgtttaatTTGTCAAGACCTATCGatcgatatcaagaaataggcccgcggacattttagctcacctgtagAGTCAAATTTCTGTTGATATTAGTCAATCTCCGTCACTTTTttctggtaaatattttgttaagacatattgaacaaaagttgttaagTTTATCAAGACTAATCccttcatatcaagaaataggcccgcgggcctaatggctcgccttgagagtcgatatcagtcgatatcaataacttttgactggtaaatattttgtaaagacatatagaacaaaagttgttcacttTATCAAGGCCTATCGACTGATATCCGAAAATAGGACTGCGGGTCTGATGGCTtacctgtagagtcgatttttttcGATATCTTTCGAAAGGTATAACTCtttattggtaaatattttcttaagaCATGTAGTACAagagttgttcaatgtgtcataacctatcgatcaaataaaaaaatgggtctatgggcctcatggctcgcctgtagagtcgatttttgtcgatatcagtcgatttcaaaaacttgtaactggtaaatattttgtaaggacatattgaacaaaagttgttcagtttatcgagatctatcgattgatatcaagaaataggcctatggtcctaatggctcgcctgtagagtc is part of the Ostrea edulis chromosome 2, xbOstEdul1.1, whole genome shotgun sequence genome and harbors:
- the LOC125680259 gene encoding beta-1,3-galactosyltransferase 1-like, translating into MAEIKSKLGCVRCFRFCNATTIIYLMATLSTLCLLNILTVTSHQVNLLRTVNKQLHDAVSQFYMKSQSNETLTVTPQGTRNMTVKVNFTSKHQTAGIIQSIPTKETRDQQTLKTSQRIKGRPLNCTACFPHNYTYVLDNENICQPTDRSPSVDIIVLISTIHSNVERRKALRETWLTPTSRNQGSIRYVFLLGMTSNVNLQVAVETESATYRDIVQEDFIDHYNNLTLKTMMGFKWASIKCKGAKYVLKTDDDMYVNLPALKLTLKKYDSVLKTSIGGQCRINESPIRQKGYKWYVPREMYPPSQFPGYCSGTGYVTSMDVVQKVYEVSKHVPFFYLEDVYVGICVHRLGMKVTRIQGFNAGRVPLGCNYKNSYVITSHQLDPKLLRAAWALKCNDALHL